The Aerosakkonema funiforme FACHB-1375 genome includes a window with the following:
- a CDS encoding globin domain-containing protein, which produces MSLKVELLEQSFQRIRPHAEEFAASFYENLFAANPRVKPLFAHSDIKKQQGKLLSALVLVVESLRKPEVLKEVLKDLGSRHVSYGAIPKYYPLVGAALLATFEQYLQEDWTPEVKQAWEDAFTAIAALMFEGAGYPAQTLQLETLPTPSPSPHKSTTAIKEVAASFTPPPPQQKLSIASTDEKKAAIVQPSSGEMLKDAASAAPPPLIENQAIAFVGENKAPIVHKSTTNVNEFTANVAPPPPQKSGALQVELLESSFAKIKPQAAQFAASFYENLFVANPRIRPLFTHTDMQKQQEKLLGALVLVIESLRKPQVLKAVLKDLGARHVSYGAIPKYYPLVGSALVTTLAQYLQSDWTEEVKQAWVDAYSAIAALMFEGAGYPAETLQLETLPIPSAGEQKAPILQESITPISNISKSTASTPSSGLEKAPSPQKSGALQVELLESSFAKIKPQAMQFAASFYENLFAANPTVKPLFATTDMQKQQEKLLGALVLVIESLRKPQVLKAVLKDLGARHVAYGAIAESYPLVGAALLQTFEQYLQSDWTEEIKQAWVDAYVVITNVMFEGAGYAPLPVPSQTVPTPSKVAVTAPAPQKSGALEIELLESSFAKIKPQLPEFVVSFYDNLFAANPGVKPLFAHIDMKKQHKKLLAALVLVVESLRKPEALRQVLQDLGSRHVAYGALPKYYPPVVSALLVTLEQYLQQDWTPEVKLAWENAFGTIANVMLSGADYAVPSLPSPPVPTFSNDAVTAPVTEKSPSLQNELIKNKFALLKTQAEAQIKRLTSVVKEGVTTEQIQEKLTASQETLVKWFWELPTWAIASVAAFVLISLVLITDENSPLAKIVGSADAISVLLALILFIKEIPERRKQSHYQAWSIIDGAEGVEVSYARLMALQDLNRDRVSLRGVKVAGAKLENIDLSEAELTEADMSNADLDEANFTSANLNRTNLSFASLTRVNFSRANLSFAKLKGARMAGSNFKNANLLGADLSDALLTGVDLKGANLSAANLKDANLSGASLENATFTGANLEGAIMPDGFQEG; this is translated from the coding sequence ATGTCTCTAAAAGTTGAATTATTAGAACAAAGTTTCCAGCGCATCAGACCTCACGCGGAAGAATTTGCCGCTAGTTTCTACGAAAACTTATTTGCTGCTAACCCCAGAGTAAAACCGCTATTTGCTCATAGCGACATAAAAAAGCAGCAAGGAAAGTTGCTGAGTGCTTTGGTGTTAGTAGTAGAAAGTCTCCGGAAACCAGAAGTTCTCAAGGAAGTTCTTAAAGACTTAGGAAGCAGGCACGTCAGTTACGGGGCAATACCAAAATATTACCCCTTAGTGGGCGCGGCGCTGTTGGCAACTTTTGAACAATACTTACAAGAAGATTGGACTCCTGAAGTTAAGCAAGCATGGGAGGATGCTTTTACTGCGATCGCAGCTTTAATGTTTGAAGGCGCAGGTTATCCAGCCCAAACTCTGCAATTAGAAACACTACCAACTCCTTCACCAAGCCCACACAAATCTACCACTGCAATCAAGGAAGTTGCCGCATCATTTACCCCACCTCCGCCACAACAAAAATTATCAATCGCTTCCACCGACGAGAAAAAAGCAGCGATCGTACAGCCGTCTTCTGGTGAGATGTTAAAAGATGCCGCCAGTGCAGCGCCACCTCCATTAATAGAAAACCAAGCCATCGCTTTTGTCGGGGAGAATAAAGCACCAATCGTGCATAAATCCACTACCAATGTCAACGAATTTACAGCTAACGTAGCACCACCTCCCCCACAAAAATCTGGTGCATTACAAGTAGAATTACTCGAAAGCAGCTTTGCCAAAATCAAACCCCAAGCCGCGCAATTTGCAGCCAGCTTTTACGAAAACCTGTTTGTAGCCAATCCAAGAATAAGACCGTTATTCACTCACACCGATATGCAAAAGCAGCAAGAAAAGCTGCTCGGTGCTTTAGTGTTAGTCATAGAAAGTTTGCGTAAGCCACAAGTTCTCAAGGCAGTTCTTAAAGACTTGGGAGCAAGGCACGTCAGTTACGGGGCCATACCAAAATATTACCCGCTAGTTGGCTCTGCTCTAGTCACAACACTAGCCCAATATCTACAGTCAGATTGGACAGAAGAAGTCAAGCAAGCCTGGGTCGATGCTTATAGTGCGATCGCAGCTTTAATGTTTGAAGGCGCAGGTTATCCAGCCGAAACTCTGCAATTAGAAACACTCCCAATCCCTTCAGCAGGCGAGCAGAAAGCACCTATACTGCAAGAATCCATCACCCCTATATCGAATATATCGAAAAGTACAGCATCGACTCCTTCTTCGGGATTAGAAAAAGCACCATCACCACAAAAATCCGGAGCTTTACAAGTAGAATTACTCGAAAGCAGCTTTGCCAAAATCAAACCCCAAGCGATGCAATTTGCAGCCAGCTTTTACGAAAATCTGTTCGCAGCCAATCCAACTGTGAAACCGTTATTTGCCACCACAGATATGCAAAAGCAGCAAGAAAAACTGCTGGGTGCCTTAGTTCTAGTCATAGAAAGTTTGCGTAAGCCACAAGTTCTCAAGGCAGTTCTTAAAGACTTGGGAGCAAGGCACGTTGCTTACGGGGCAATCGCAGAATCTTACCCCTTAGTTGGTGCGGCGCTACTGCAAACTTTTGAGCAGTATTTACAGTCAGATTGGACGGAAGAAATCAAGCAAGCTTGGGTGGATGCTTATGTTGTGATTACCAATGTAATGTTTGAAGGTGCAGGTTATGCTCCCTTACCTGTGCCATCGCAAACAGTACCCACACCTTCTAAAGTCGCAGTAACAGCACCAGCACCGCAGAAATCTGGTGCCCTAGAAATCGAATTACTCGAAAGCAGCTTCGCTAAAATTAAGCCACAGTTGCCGGAATTTGTGGTGAGCTTCTACGATAACTTGTTTGCCGCTAACCCGGGTGTGAAACCGTTATTTGCCCACATCGATATGAAAAAGCAGCACAAAAAGCTGCTTGCTGCCTTGGTGCTGGTGGTAGAAAGTTTACGCAAACCAGAGGCTCTGCGGCAAGTGCTTCAAGACTTAGGATCTCGGCACGTTGCTTATGGCGCTCTACCAAAATATTATCCGCCTGTGGTTTCTGCACTGTTGGTGACTTTAGAACAATATCTACAGCAAGATTGGACTCCCGAAGTAAAGCTTGCATGGGAGAATGCTTTTGGGACGATCGCCAATGTGATGTTGTCAGGTGCCGATTATGCAGTCCCATCTCTCCCATCGCCGCCAGTACCTACTTTTTCTAACGACGCAGTAACGGCACCAGTTACAGAAAAGTCTCCCAGTTTACAGAATGAATTAATTAAGAACAAATTCGCTCTGCTTAAAACTCAAGCTGAAGCACAAATAAAACGCTTAACATCCGTTGTTAAAGAAGGTGTAACAACAGAACAAATACAGGAAAAACTTACCGCCTCCCAGGAAACATTAGTTAAATGGTTCTGGGAACTACCAACATGGGCGATCGCCAGCGTTGCAGCCTTCGTATTAATATCGCTCGTTCTCATCACCGATGAAAATTCGCCCCTAGCCAAAATAGTGGGCAGTGCAGACGCTATCAGCGTTCTGCTGGCTTTGATTCTATTCATCAAAGAAATTCCCGAACGTAGGAAACAATCTCACTATCAAGCTTGGAGCATCATAGATGGAGCGGAAGGCGTAGAAGTTAGCTATGCTAGGTTAATGGCGCTGCAAGATTTGAACCGCGATCGCGTTTCCCTTAGAGGGGTAAAAGTTGCTGGTGCAAAGTTAGAAAATATCGATTTAAGTGAAGCCGAATTAACTGAAGCGGATATGAGTAACGCCGATCTCGATGAAGCTAACTTCACTAGCGCCAATCTCAACCGCACCAATCTCAGTTTTGCCAGTCTCACTCGCGTCAACTTCAGCCGCGCTAATTTGAGTTTTGCTAAATTAAAAGGTGCAAGAATGGCTGGCTCTAACTTCAAGAATGCTAATTTGCTCGGTGCCGATTTGAGTGATGCTTTGTTGACTGGTGTGGATCTCAAAGGTGCTAATTTGAGCGCAGCTAACCTCAAGGATGCCAACCTAAGTGGCGCTAGCCTGGAAAATGCTACGTTTACTGGTGCAAATCTAGAAGGTGCTATTATGCCTGATGGTTTCCAAGAAGGGTAA
- a CDS encoding glycoside hydrolase family 31 protein, whose product MPQYFGKLPTTNQPWTTIGTVRSILHDDRGVWCSCGDTRLAISVLAPNLIRVRLAPNGEFTPHSSWSVALDDKEWSLVPFQFKETASTIEIETEKMLVSIQRNPCRIAFFDKNGHPFARDTEMSMGWRMGAVAAWKYIEPDEHYYGFGERTGFLDKLSEVKTNWTTDALDYNSLTDEMYQAIPFFMALRPELSYGLFFNTTFWSQFDIGAENPGVLRMETRGGELDYYIIYGPEPAQILDTYTQLTGRMPLPPKWSIGYHQCRWSYESETVVRELANEFRQRNIPCDVIHLDIDYMRGYRVFTWSPKRFPDPAKLIGDLKQNGFKTVTIIDPGVKYEPEADYHVFDEGIKNDYFVRNADGQLFHGYVWPDKAVFPDFLRPDVQQWWGDLQKSLTDIGVAGIWNDMNEPALDDRPFGDPGNKIWFPLDAPQGNSNELTNHLEAHNLYGLSMAKACFQGLEKHRAIERSFVLTRSGFAGIQRWSSVWMGDNQSLWEHLEMSLPMLCNMGLSGVQFVGCDIGGFAGNATAELFARWMQVGMLYPLMRGHSAMSTARHEPWVFGETVEKICREYINLRYQLLPYIYTLFWSAATTGAPILRPLLYHFPNDPKTYNLYDQVLLGPSLMAAPIYRPGKEHRAVYLPEGTWYDWWSGNRYEGPIHILAHAPLERMPLYVRGGAIIPMAPVMQYVDERPLDRLTLRIWPGTGEWTLYEDDGHTFAHKTGAWATTTYRVYREGQQIIVEIGAREGQFSPPVRDAIVQLSGIGEQHFQDDGTAKHFTF is encoded by the coding sequence ATGCCACAATACTTTGGAAAATTGCCCACGACAAATCAACCTTGGACAACAATCGGAACAGTGCGATCGATCCTACACGACGATCGCGGCGTTTGGTGTTCTTGCGGCGATACCCGCCTTGCCATTAGCGTGCTAGCACCCAACTTAATCCGCGTTCGCCTAGCACCAAATGGTGAATTTACACCCCACAGTTCTTGGTCTGTTGCTTTAGATGATAAAGAATGGTCTCTCGTACCTTTCCAGTTTAAAGAAACTGCTTCAACTATAGAAATCGAAACAGAAAAGATGCTCGTTTCAATTCAACGAAACCCTTGTCGCATCGCATTTTTTGATAAAAATGGGCATCCTTTCGCTCGCGATACCGAAATGAGTATGGGTTGGCGAATGGGTGCAGTTGCAGCTTGGAAATACATCGAACCAGACGAACATTACTACGGTTTTGGCGAACGCACTGGATTTCTGGATAAATTATCTGAAGTTAAAACTAATTGGACAACTGATGCTCTAGATTATAATTCGCTTACCGACGAAATGTACCAAGCGATTCCGTTTTTTATGGCATTGCGTCCCGAACTGAGTTATGGTTTATTTTTTAATACCACATTTTGGAGCCAATTCGATATCGGTGCCGAAAACCCCGGTGTTTTGCGAATGGAAACTCGCGGCGGGGAACTCGATTATTACATTATTTATGGCCCAGAACCAGCCCAAATACTCGATACTTATACCCAACTGACGGGGAGAATGCCCCTACCGCCAAAATGGTCGATCGGCTATCATCAATGTCGCTGGAGTTACGAATCGGAAACAGTCGTGCGAGAACTGGCAAATGAATTTCGCCAACGCAATATTCCCTGCGATGTAATTCATCTCGATATCGATTATATGCGCGGTTATCGCGTCTTCACCTGGAGTCCGAAACGCTTCCCCGATCCTGCCAAACTGATTGGCGATTTGAAACAAAATGGTTTTAAAACAGTAACAATTATCGATCCGGGAGTTAAGTACGAACCAGAAGCAGATTATCATGTTTTTGATGAAGGAATAAAAAACGATTATTTTGTTCGTAATGCCGACGGGCAACTATTCCACGGCTACGTTTGGCCAGATAAAGCAGTATTTCCTGACTTTTTGCGACCCGATGTACAGCAGTGGTGGGGCGACTTACAAAAAAGCCTCACCGATATCGGTGTTGCCGGTATTTGGAACGATATGAACGAACCGGCATTAGACGATCGACCTTTTGGCGACCCCGGCAATAAAATTTGGTTTCCCCTCGATGCACCCCAAGGAAATTCCAACGAACTCACAAATCATTTAGAAGCACATAACTTGTATGGCTTGTCAATGGCTAAAGCTTGTTTTCAAGGACTGGAAAAACATCGTGCGATCGAGCGATCGTTCGTGCTGACGCGATCGGGTTTTGCAGGCATTCAACGCTGGTCATCTGTGTGGATGGGTGACAATCAATCCTTATGGGAGCATTTGGAAATGTCGCTACCAATGCTTTGCAATATGGGATTGTCGGGCGTGCAATTTGTCGGTTGCGATATTGGCGGTTTTGCTGGCAACGCCACAGCGGAATTATTCGCTCGATGGATGCAAGTGGGAATGCTTTACCCCTTAATGCGCGGTCATTCAGCAATGAGTACCGCACGACACGAACCGTGGGTATTTGGCGAAACAGTCGAAAAAATTTGCCGCGAATACATCAATTTGCGCTATCAATTATTGCCTTATATTTACACACTTTTCTGGTCAGCAGCCACAACTGGCGCACCGATTTTGCGTCCGTTACTCTATCATTTTCCCAACGATCCGAAAACCTACAACCTCTACGATCAAGTATTGCTCGGCCCATCCCTGATGGCAGCGCCCATCTACCGACCCGGAAAGGAACATCGCGCCGTATACTTGCCCGAAGGTACGTGGTATGACTGGTGGAGTGGCAATCGCTACGAAGGGCCAATTCACATCCTCGCCCACGCGCCTCTAGAAAGAATGCCTCTGTACGTTCGCGGCGGTGCGATTATCCCAATGGCACCCGTAATGCAATACGTTGACGAACGTCCCCTCGATCGCTTAACGTTGCGTATTTGGCCCGGTACAGGTGAATGGACACTTTACGAAGATGACGGTCATACCTTTGCCCACAAAACAGGCGCTTGGGCGACCACCACATATCGCGTTTATCGAGAAGGACAACAAATAATTGTCGAAATTGGGGCGCGTGAAGGACAATTTTCCCCACCAGTGCGGGATGCGATCGTCCAACTC
- a CDS encoding class I SAM-dependent methyltransferase has translation MMVLNDCGEDEVAIEFGSGDGLPVINSLLKNQFNGKIDGYELNQSACEVANAKIATYELEDRYVIHNSCFFNSAKPDSRYLVSNPPYLPSLDDDIYLPLLRGGMDGSGITRQLLSLDYENVMLMISSYSNPVDTIDYAIVKGYYVSKFLVTPLEFGYYSSEPKVRNTIAKLREHNMAFYSENVYLLAGVLFQKQHKAPVDLSNELIQLMTSL, from the coding sequence GCGATCGAGTTTGGTTCTGGCGATGGCCTTCCAGTCATTAATTCATTGCTGAAAAACCAGTTTAATGGTAAAATTGACGGCTACGAACTCAATCAGTCAGCTTGCGAAGTTGCCAATGCCAAAATTGCTACATACGAGCTAGAAGATCGATATGTAATTCATAATTCTTGTTTCTTCAATTCCGCTAAACCCGATTCCCGATATCTTGTATCGAACCCACCATATCTGCCATCATTAGATGACGATATCTATCTGCCGTTATTACGCGGAGGCATGGATGGTTCTGGAATTACCAGGCAACTATTGTCATTAGATTACGAGAACGTGATGCTGATGATTTCCAGTTATTCCAATCCAGTAGACACCATTGATTATGCCATTGTCAAAGGCTACTACGTTTCTAAGTTTCTCGTTACCCCTCTAGAATTTGGCTATTATAGTTCTGAGCCAAAAGTTAGGAATACGATCGCAAAGCTGCGCGAACATAACATGGCTTTTTATTCGGAAAATGTCTACCTTTTGGCAGGCGTTTTGTTTCAAAAACAGCATAAAGCTCCTGTAGATTTGTCTAACGAGTTAATTCAACTGATGACAAGTTTGTAA
- a CDS encoding DUF7219 family protein yields MATNGENFNQQSKNDFLYPRGRYYGAFTPEQLAFNANLQEFAQKVAYIAALETGGKILPEEAYQKIKSLWKQLKRSRKAMKIGQNPPSETQ; encoded by the coding sequence ATGGCCACTAACGGAGAAAATTTCAACCAACAGAGCAAAAACGACTTTTTATACCCTAGAGGCCGCTACTACGGTGCCTTTACGCCCGAACAACTAGCTTTTAACGCTAATTTGCAAGAATTTGCTCAGAAAGTTGCGTATATCGCGGCCTTGGAAACCGGAGGAAAGATTTTGCCAGAGGAGGCGTATCAAAAGATCAAATCTTTGTGGAAGCAGCTAAAGCGAAGCAGGAAGGCGATGAAGATTGGCCAAAATCCGCCATCGGAAACGCAATAG
- a CDS encoding response regulator has translation MAKIRHRKRNSFSWYQFIFITAQNNQDVQRLGGILGANSYRAKPFATAQLLGAIALPQIAELVLGGQML, from the coding sequence TTGGCCAAAATCCGCCATCGGAAACGCAATAGTTTTTCCTGGTATCAGTTTATATTTATCACCGCTCAAAATAACCAAGATGTGCAACGCCTTGGCGGAATTCTTGGCGCAAACAGTTACCGGGCTAAACCATTTGCAACCGCCCAACTTTTAGGAGCGATCGCCCTACCGCAAATTGCCGAGCTTGTTTTAGGTGGGCAAATGTTGTAG